The Chryseobacterium shigense genome segment ATATTCAGGGGCATTTAAGGAACATTGCCGAAAAAGAAAATATCCGGTATGAAGATGATGCTCTCTACCTTATTGCTCAGAAAGCTGACGGGGCCTTAAGAGATGCGCTTTCTATTTTTGACAGGCTTTCCACATTCTCCCAGAAAAATATCACACTGGCGAAAGCTGCTGAAGTACTCAATATTCTTGATTACGATCAGTATCTTAATATTGTAGACCTGGCCAAAGAAAACAAAATTCCCGAAGTACTTTTTGCCTTTAATGAAATTGTAAAAAAAGGCTTCGATCCCCATATATTTATTGCCGGATTGGGAAATCATTTCAGGGACCTTATGATGGCCCAGAATGCAAGAACAATAGAGCTTATTGAAGTCGGGGAGAAGACCAAAGTAAAATTCGTAGAGCAGAGTCAGAAATGGAGCGCCCAGGAACTGATTGATGCCGTTGAGATCTGCAACCATGCGGATATCAATTACAAAAACTCCAAGAATCCCAGACTTACAGTAGAAATTGCACTGATGCAGTTGTCTTCCCTGACGGCTCACTCAGGCGATACTAAAAAAAAAAGTTCTTAATACTGGCTCCGTTCCTCAGTGAGAAACAGGAAGTAAACATCCCCGAAAAAATTCAGGAGAAAAAAGAACCTATAACAGAAAAGCCTGCCCCACAGCCCGTGGCCATTCAGGAAACAGCTGTGAAAACTACAAAACCCTTATCAAGACAGGGAATTTCTTCCGGTTTCAGCATCAATTCTTTTCTGAATAAAGAAGAGAAAGAAGAAAAAGAAGAAACCGTTGTTGTAAGAACAGAAAACCTTCCCCAGAATCATTTTACGGAAACCGATCTGCAGATGGAATGGAACCTCATGCTCAAGCAGCTCCAGACTAGAAACAGTTTTATCTTTAATGCGGTAAAAACGTTCAAGCTGATAAAAACCGGAGAAAATGCTGTCAAAGTTCTGTACCCTTCAGATTCTGCCAAAGCTGAATTTGATAAGATTGCCGGCGAATTTTTCAATCACTTTAAGACAAAAGTTCACAATCACACCATTGAAATAGATTATCAGCGGGATTTTGACAGCCTTAAAATTGAAGTGGTTACCAAAAAGAAAATTTTTGAAAAATTCATTGAAAAAAATCCTCTTTTAAAAGATCTGGATGATTTAATGAAATTCGACCTGACATAACTTTTTGTATTTATCACAATTTTTTTTTGTCAGATTGAGTTTTTTTATATCTTTGTCAAAGATTTTTGTTAAAATTAAGTTTTTGACAAAAGCAAGTAAGATATAAAACTAAACAAACAGAAGTTTCAGAATCCAGTGGAAAAATTATTAATCCCATCTCTGTCTCATTTTGCACCCGCTAATTTCTTTAGCGGTTATTTTAGTTTTTCTGCTTTCTATTATAGAAATTTCAGAACGTATTATCGATTTTATTGGTATTACTAACTGAATTTCTTTCCAAAAAATACAGGAAAAGTAAAGTCCTTTTATTTTCCTGATTCCTTTAAAAATTTTGAACGGCATTTTTTGAAAAGAATTATAAAAATAAATTTTATAATGAAAGGACTATTGCTGTTAACTTAAAAATAAAAAAACAATAAATTTAAAAGTATGAATTTAAAAGATGTAAAAAACGAGTGGATCAATGAGCTTTCACAGCCACTGATGATCGCAGGGCCATGCAGCGCGGAAAGTGAAGCACAAATGCTTGAGACCGCTAAAAGGATAAAAGAAACCAATGCTCCTGTACCTGTTTTCCGTGCCGGAATCTGGAAACCCCGCACAAAACCTAACGGCTTTGAAGGAGTAGGAGTAATTGGTTTGAACTGGCTGAAAAAAGTAAAGGAAGAATACGGTTTTAAAACAGCTACAGAAGTGGCGAATGCTCATCACGTATTTGCTGCTTTGGAAGCCGATGTAGATATCCTTTGGATCGGAGCCCGTTCTACCGTAAACCCTTTTACAGTTCAGGAAATTGCAATGGCTTTAAGAGGAACTGACAAGCCCGTGTTCGTTAAAAATCCTGTAAACCCGGATCTTGCTTTGTGGATCGGTGCTTTAGAAAGGCTTTTAGGGCAGGATATTAACAATCTGGGTGTGATTCACAGAGGATTTTCAACTTACCAGAAAACAAAATACAGAAATAATCCCAACTGGCAGATCGCCCTTGATTTTAAAAGCCAGTTTCCCAATATTCCAATGCTGATAGACCCGTCCCACATTTGCGGAAACAGAACAGGTCTTGCAGATGTTACACAGGAAGCATTTAACGTAGGATACCAGGGTGCAATCATTGAAACCCACTGCAATCCGGACGAAGCGTGGAGCGATGCCTCACAGCAGATCACACCGGAAGTTCTTGCGGAACTGATCGGAAATCTGAAAGTAAGGAACTCAGGTCTTGCAGGTTTCGATAATGAAATGGGAAGACACAGAACTTTGATCTCCGATCTTGATTTCCAGCTGATCGAGCTTCTTTCCCAGAGAATGAAGATCTCAGAAAAAATAGGTAAACTTAAAAAGGAGAATGATATTGCTATCTTCCAGCCGGAAAGATGGAAAGTAATTACAGAATACGCTACTCAGAAAGCTAAGGAAACCGGGATGTCTCAGGAATTTATTGAAAAGGTC includes the following:
- the dnaX gene encoding DNA polymerase III subunit gamma/tau, which translates into the protein MENFIVSARKYRPQQFDTVVGQSHITDTLEHAIGENQLAQALLFCGPRGVGKTTCARILARKINEKDGSVSEDGFAYNIYELDAASNNSVDDIRELIDQVRFAPQVGKYKVYIIDEVHMLSSAAFNAFLKTLEEPPAHAIFILATTEKHKIIPTILSRCQIYDFKRITIEDIQGHLRNIAEKENIRYEDDALYLIAQKADGALRDALSIFDRLSTFSQKNITLAKAAEVLNILDYDQYLNIVDLAKENKIPEVLFAFNEIVKKGFDPHIFIAGLGNHFRDLMMAQNARTIELIEVGEKTKVKFVEQSQKWSAQELIDAVEICNHADINYKNSKNPRLTVEIALMQLSSLTAHSGDTKKKSS
- a CDS encoding chorismate mutase, coding for MNLKDVKNEWINELSQPLMIAGPCSAESEAQMLETAKRIKETNAPVPVFRAGIWKPRTKPNGFEGVGVIGLNWLKKVKEEYGFKTATEVANAHHVFAALEADVDILWIGARSTVNPFTVQEIAMALRGTDKPVFVKNPVNPDLALWIGALERLLGQDINNLGVIHRGFSTYQKTKYRNNPNWQIALDFKSQFPNIPMLIDPSHICGNRTGLADVTQEAFNVGYQGAIIETHCNPDEAWSDASQQITPEVLAELIGNLKVRNSGLAGFDNEMGRHRTLISDLDFQLIELLSQRMKISEKIGKLKKENDIAIFQPERWKVITEYATQKAKETGMSQEFIEKVFKAIHEESIEVQNNIMIER